Proteins co-encoded in one Pseudorhizobium banfieldiae genomic window:
- a CDS encoding formate dehydrogenase subunit gamma, with amino-acid sequence MNVHVASGGYAERSRSIIREMKHLEGPMLPILHALQSEFGFIPEEVKPVIADELNLSRAEVHGVVSFYHDFRNAPAGRHVLKLCRAEACQAMGGDDLALAARQLLGIDFHQTTLDGAITLEPVYCLGLCACAPAAMLDGEVHGRVDVRCLGELVTEARG; translated from the coding sequence ATGAACGTACATGTAGCGAGCGGCGGATATGCCGAACGTTCGCGATCCATCATCCGAGAGATGAAGCATCTGGAAGGCCCGATGCTGCCAATCCTCCACGCTCTCCAGAGCGAGTTCGGCTTCATCCCGGAAGAGGTCAAGCCGGTGATCGCGGACGAACTCAACCTGTCGCGAGCCGAGGTCCATGGCGTGGTCAGCTTCTACCACGACTTCAGGAACGCGCCCGCAGGCCGACATGTGTTGAAACTCTGTCGCGCCGAGGCCTGCCAGGCGATGGGCGGAGACGACCTCGCTCTCGCAGCCCGCCAGTTACTCGGCATCGATTTCCACCAGACGACGCTGGACGGAGCAATAACCCTGGAACCGGTCTACTGTCTCGGCCTGTGTGCCTGTGCCCCGGCGGCGATGCTGGACGGCGAGGTGCATGGGCGTGTGGATGTGCGCTGTCTGGGCGAATTGGTAACGGAGGCGCGCGGATGA
- a CDS encoding LysR family transcriptional regulator, with amino-acid sequence MLDKLELFIVLAREGHFGRAAVECGISQPSLSAAIRQLEDQLGVVLVVRGTRYQGLTPEGQRVLEWAKRIVGDARTMREEMRAAKSGLSGHIRLAAIPTALAMIPRLTEPFQAKHPDVTFSVVSRTSLQVLSQLDNFEIDAGITYLDNEPLGRVTSVPLYAERYTLVTAEGTLYSDRDTVTWHEMENVRLCLLTPDMQNRRIINQHLEQAGVTVEPTLESNSMVVLLSHVSTGQWASIMPRNVAHSFGFAKEIRMVPIVEPEASHLVGLVATHREPFTPLVSALLHQARNLSADDLD; translated from the coding sequence ATGCTGGACAAGCTCGAACTCTTCATCGTCCTCGCCCGCGAGGGTCACTTCGGGCGGGCGGCCGTTGAATGCGGCATATCTCAACCATCGCTTTCGGCCGCCATCCGTCAACTCGAGGATCAACTCGGCGTCGTGCTCGTCGTTCGTGGCACCCGCTATCAGGGCCTGACGCCGGAAGGGCAGCGGGTACTGGAATGGGCCAAGAGGATCGTTGGTGATGCCCGGACCATGCGCGAGGAAATGAGGGCTGCGAAGTCCGGCCTGTCAGGGCATATCCGGCTAGCAGCGATCCCGACCGCGCTTGCCATGATTCCCCGGTTGACCGAGCCGTTCCAGGCCAAGCATCCCGACGTCACCTTCTCGGTCGTTTCGCGCACATCCTTGCAGGTCCTAAGCCAACTCGACAATTTCGAGATCGACGCGGGTATCACATATCTCGACAACGAGCCGCTCGGCCGGGTTACGAGCGTACCGCTCTATGCGGAGCGCTACACGCTGGTGACGGCGGAAGGCACGCTCTATTCGGATCGCGATACCGTCACTTGGCACGAGATGGAGAACGTTCGGCTTTGCCTATTGACGCCGGACATGCAGAACCGTCGGATCATCAACCAGCACCTGGAACAAGCAGGCGTCACGGTGGAGCCGACGCTGGAATCGAATTCCATGGTCGTTTTGCTTTCGCATGTCAGTACCGGCCAATGGGCGAGCATCATGCCGAGGAACGTCGCCCACTCCTTCGGCTTCGCCAAGGAAATCCGCATGGTCCCGATCGTGGAGCCGGAGGCGAGCCACTTGGTAGGCCTTGTGGCGACCCACCGGGAACCTTTCACGCCGCTTGTATCCGCTCTGCTTCACCAAGCCCGGAACCTAAGCGCAGACGATCTGGATTGA
- a CDS encoding F0F1 ATP synthase subunit epsilon encodes MADAFNFELVSPERLLLSEKVTEVVIPATLGEMTVLANHAPTMTTIKPGVVTVKSAAGQEAKYVVFGGFADILPTGCTVLAESALPLSDVTRETLQARIEAARSDAGAATDHEHKTKLEEYLSQLTELNGAILPA; translated from the coding sequence ATGGCTGACGCCTTCAATTTCGAGCTCGTCTCTCCGGAACGCCTTCTCCTTTCCGAAAAGGTTACCGAAGTCGTGATCCCGGCTACGCTGGGCGAGATGACGGTTCTTGCGAACCATGCTCCTACGATGACGACCATCAAGCCGGGCGTGGTGACGGTGAAGTCGGCGGCCGGCCAGGAAGCGAAATATGTCGTGTTCGGCGGCTTTGCGGACATCCTGCCGACCGGCTGCACGGTGTTGGCCGAATCGGCCCTGCCGCTTTCCGACGTGACGCGGGAGACGCTGCAGGCGCGGATCGAGGCTGCCCGTAGCGATGCGGGTGCCGCGACCGATCACGAGCATAAGACCAAGCTCGAAGAATATCTGTCCCAGCTTACCGAACTCAACGGCGCCATCCTGCCGGCCTGA
- the atpD gene encoding F0F1 ATP synthase subunit beta: MAIAATLDAGTSVGKVTQVIGAVVDVSFDGELPPILNALETDNNGNRLVLEVAQHLGENQVRTIAMDSTEGLVRGQQVKNTGAPISVPVGDQTLGRIMNVIGEPVDEAGPLDTGTLRAIHQEAPAYVEQSTEAQILVTGIKVVDLLAPYAKGGKIGLFGGAGVGKTVLIMELINNVAKAHGGYSVFAGVGERTREGNDLYHEMIESGVNKHGGGEGSKAALVYGQMNEPPGARARVALTGLTIAEDFRDKGQDVLFFVDNIFRFTQAGSEVSALLGRIPSAVGYQPTLATDMGQMQERITTTTKGSITSVQAIYVPADDLTDPAPATSFAHLDATTVLSRSIAEKGIYPAVDPLDSTSRMLDPMIVGEEHYEVARQVQTTLQRYKSLQDIIAILGMDELSEEDKMTVARARKIERFLSQPFFVAEVFTGSPGKLVALEDTIKGFKGLVNGEYDHLPEAAFYMVGSIEEAMEKAKKLAAAA; the protein is encoded by the coding sequence ATGGCTATCGCAGCTACCCTGGACGCCGGCACCTCCGTCGGCAAGGTGACGCAGGTGATCGGCGCCGTTGTCGACGTTTCGTTCGATGGCGAACTGCCGCCGATCCTGAACGCACTGGAAACCGATAACAACGGTAACCGCCTCGTTCTGGAAGTCGCGCAGCACCTTGGTGAAAACCAGGTGCGTACCATCGCGATGGACTCCACCGAAGGCCTCGTTCGCGGCCAGCAGGTGAAGAACACCGGCGCTCCGATCTCGGTGCCGGTCGGGGACCAGACGCTCGGCCGCATCATGAACGTCATCGGCGAGCCAGTCGACGAAGCAGGTCCGCTCGACACCGGAACCCTGCGCGCCATCCACCAGGAAGCTCCGGCTTACGTCGAGCAGTCCACGGAAGCGCAGATCCTCGTGACCGGCATCAAGGTCGTCGACCTTCTCGCTCCTTACGCGAAGGGCGGTAAGATCGGCCTGTTTGGCGGCGCCGGCGTCGGCAAGACCGTTCTCATCATGGAACTGATCAACAACGTTGCTAAGGCGCACGGCGGTTACTCCGTGTTCGCGGGCGTTGGCGAGCGTACCCGTGAAGGCAACGACCTCTACCACGAAATGATCGAATCCGGCGTGAACAAGCACGGTGGCGGCGAAGGCTCGAAGGCAGCTCTCGTCTACGGGCAGATGAACGAGCCGCCGGGCGCACGTGCGCGCGTCGCGCTCACCGGTCTGACGATTGCTGAAGACTTCCGCGACAAGGGCCAGGACGTTCTGTTCTTCGTCGACAACATCTTCCGCTTCACCCAGGCAGGTTCGGAAGTGTCGGCTCTGCTCGGTCGTATCCCCTCGGCCGTGGGTTACCAGCCGACGCTGGCCACCGACATGGGTCAGATGCAGGAGCGCATCACCACGACGACCAAGGGCTCGATCACGTCGGTTCAGGCCATCTACGTCCCGGCCGACGACTTGACCGACCCGGCACCGGCAACCTCGTTCGCCCACCTCGACGCAACGACCGTTCTGTCGCGTTCGATCGCTGAAAAGGGTATCTATCCGGCCGTTGACCCGCTCGACTCCACGTCGCGCATGCTCGACCCGATGATCGTCGGCGAAGAGCACTACGAAGTGGCTCGCCAGGTGCAGACGACGCTGCAGCGCTACAAGTCGCTGCAGGACATCATCGCCATCCTCGGCATGGACGAACTGTCCGAAGAGGACAAGATGACCGTCGCCCGCGCCCGCAAGATCGAGCGCTTCCTGTCGCAGCCGTTCTTCGTCGCCGAAGTGTTCACCGGCTCGCCGGGCAAGCTGGTTGCTCTCGAAGACACGATCAAGGGCTTCAAGGGTCTCGTCAACGGCGAGTACGACCATCTTCCGGAAGCCGCCTTCTACATGGTCGGCTCGATCGAAGAGGCGATGGAAAAGGCGAAAAAGCTGGCAGCTGCTGCCTAA
- a CDS encoding F0F1 ATP synthase subunit gamma, producing MPSLKDLKNRIASVKATQKITKAMKMVAAAKLRRAQEAAEAARPYAERMNKVLASLSAANAGNAEAPLLLSGTGRDQVHLLVVATGERGLAGGFNSSIIRLARDHALKLIREGKTVKILTVGRKGNDILRRTFKDNIVDYVTFREVKQLSFANADDVARRVLDLFNKGEFDVATLFYARFQSVIAQVATAQQIIPAKFDEADAGSGSAALYEYEPSEEEILADLLPRNVAVQIFRALLENNASFYGAQMSAMDNATRNAGEMINKLTLSYNRQRQAQITKELIEIISGAEAL from the coding sequence ATGCCTTCACTTAAGGATCTGAAAAACCGGATCGCCTCCGTCAAGGCGACGCAGAAGATCACCAAGGCGATGAAGATGGTCGCCGCGGCGAAGCTGCGCCGTGCGCAGGAGGCGGCCGAGGCTGCACGTCCCTACGCGGAACGCATGAACAAGGTGCTGGCCAGCCTGTCCGCCGCCAATGCCGGCAATGCTGAAGCGCCACTGCTTCTGTCCGGGACCGGCCGCGATCAGGTTCACCTTCTCGTCGTTGCGACTGGTGAGCGTGGTCTTGCAGGTGGCTTCAACTCGTCCATCATCCGCCTTGCCCGTGATCATGCTTTGAAGCTGATCCGGGAAGGCAAGACGGTGAAGATCCTGACGGTCGGCCGCAAGGGTAATGACATCCTGCGCCGGACGTTCAAGGACAACATCGTCGATTACGTAACCTTCCGCGAAGTGAAGCAACTGAGCTTTGCCAATGCGGACGATGTTGCGCGCCGGGTGCTTGACCTCTTCAACAAGGGCGAGTTCGACGTTGCCACGCTGTTCTATGCACGTTTCCAGTCGGTGATCGCGCAGGTAGCCACGGCCCAGCAGATCATTCCGGCCAAGTTCGACGAAGCGGATGCCGGAAGCGGGTCGGCAGCCCTTTACGAATACGAGCCGAGCGAAGAAGAAATCCTCGCGGATCTGCTGCCGCGCAATGTGGCTGTGCAGATCTTCCGCGCGCTGCTCGAGAACAACGCATCCTTCTATGGCGCTCAGATGTCCGCAATGGACAACGCGACGCGCAATGCCGGTGAGATGATCAACAAGCTGACGCTGTCCTACAACCGTCAGCGCCAGGCGCAGATCACCAAGGAACTCATTGAAATCATTTCGGGCGCGGAAGCGCTCTGA
- the atpA gene encoding F0F1 ATP synthase subunit alpha, whose product MDIRAAEISAILKDQIKNFGQEAEVSEVGQVLSVGDGIARVYGLDNIQAGEMVEFPGGVRGMALNLEADNVGVVVFGSDREIKEGDTVKRTGAIVDVPVGPELLGRVVDALGNPIDGKGPINATRRSRVDVKAPGIIPRKSVHEPMSTGLKAIDALIPVGRGQRELVIGDRQTGKTAIILDTFLNQKPIHDNGPDSEKLFCVYVAIGQKRSTVAQFVKVLEERGALQYSIIVAATASDPAPMQYLAPFAGCAMGEYFRDNGQHALIAYDDLSKQAVAYRQMSLLLRRPPGREAYPGDVFYLHSRLLERAAKLSDERGAGSLTALPVIETQGNDVSAFIPTNVISITDGQIFLETDLFYQGIRPAVNVGLSVSRVGSAAQVKAMKQVAGSIKGELAQYREMAAFAQFGSDLDAATQRLLNRGARLTELLKQPQFSPLKTEEQVAVIFAGVNGYLDKIPVGDVGKFEQGLLTYMRSEGKDVLDAIRTEKALSDDVKAKLKAALDAYAKSFA is encoded by the coding sequence ATGGATATCCGCGCCGCGGAAATTTCCGCAATTCTGAAAGATCAAATCAAGAACTTCGGTCAGGAGGCTGAGGTATCCGAAGTCGGCCAGGTTCTCTCCGTTGGTGACGGTATTGCCCGCGTATACGGTCTGGACAACATCCAGGCCGGTGAAATGGTCGAATTCCCCGGCGGCGTGCGCGGCATGGCCCTCAACCTCGAAGCCGACAACGTCGGTGTGGTCGTCTTTGGTTCGGACCGTGAGATCAAGGAAGGCGACACCGTCAAGCGGACCGGCGCCATCGTTGACGTGCCGGTCGGCCCGGAGCTGCTTGGCCGCGTCGTCGATGCGCTCGGCAACCCGATCGACGGCAAGGGCCCGATCAACGCGACGCGCCGTTCGCGTGTCGACGTAAAGGCGCCTGGAATCATTCCGCGCAAGTCGGTTCATGAGCCAATGTCGACCGGCCTCAAGGCCATCGACGCCCTGATCCCGGTTGGCCGCGGCCAGCGCGAGCTCGTCATCGGCGACCGTCAGACCGGCAAGACCGCCATCATCCTCGACACCTTCCTGAACCAGAAGCCGATCCACGACAACGGTCCGGACAGCGAGAAGCTGTTCTGCGTCTATGTTGCTATCGGCCAGAAGCGGTCGACCGTCGCGCAGTTCGTGAAGGTTCTGGAAGAGCGCGGTGCTCTGCAGTACTCGATCATCGTCGCCGCAACGGCCTCCGACCCGGCTCCGATGCAGTATCTTGCACCGTTCGCCGGTTGCGCGATGGGCGAGTACTTCCGTGACAACGGGCAGCATGCGCTGATTGCCTACGACGACCTTTCCAAGCAGGCTGTCGCCTACCGCCAGATGTCCCTGCTTCTGCGCCGCCCGCCGGGCCGCGAAGCTTATCCGGGCGATGTTTTCTATCTGCACTCGCGTCTTCTCGAGCGCGCGGCCAAGCTCTCCGACGAGCGCGGTGCCGGTTCGCTGACGGCCCTGCCGGTCATCGAAACCCAGGGTAACGACGTTTCGGCGTTCATTCCGACCAACGTGATCTCGATCACCGACGGCCAGATCTTCCTCGAGACCGACCTGTTCTACCAGGGTATCCGCCCGGCCGTGAACGTCGGTCTGTCGGTTTCCCGCGTTGGCTCCGCCGCGCAGGTGAAGGCGATGAAGCAGGTTGCCGGTTCGATCAAGGGCGAGCTTGCCCAGTATCGTGAAATGGCGGCGTTCGCCCAGTTTGGCTCGGACCTCGACGCTGCAACACAGCGCCTGCTGAACCGTGGTGCGCGCCTGACCGAGCTCCTGAAGCAGCCGCAGTTCTCGCCGCTGAAAACGGAAGAGCAGGTTGCGGTGATCTTCGCAGGTGTCAACGGCTACCTGGACAAGATCCCGGTCGGCGATGTCGGCAAGTTCGAACAGGGTCTGCTCACCTACATGCGTTCGGAAGGCAAGGATGTCCTCGATGCGATCCGCACCGAGAAGGCTCTGTCGGACGACGTCAAGGCCAAGTTGAAGGCGGCGCTCGACGCCTACGCCAAGTCCTTCGCCTGA
- a CDS encoding F0F1 ATP synthase subunit delta produces the protein MPVADTSQLISGVAERYASSLFELALEAGSIDAVGADLDRFQAMMDESEDLRRLIQSPVFSAEEQVRAISAVADKAGIRGMVANFLKVVASNRRLFALPGMIRGYRQIAAAHRGEVTAEVTSAHALTPAQEQELKSALKGVTGKDVVVAVKVDASLLGGLIVKVGSRQIDTSLRTKLSTLKLALKEVG, from the coding sequence GTGCCCGTGGCTGACACGTCCCAGCTGATTTCCGGTGTAGCTGAGCGCTATGCATCCTCGCTCTTCGAGCTGGCGCTCGAGGCAGGTTCGATCGATGCAGTCGGCGCGGATCTCGACCGGTTCCAGGCTATGATGGACGAGAGCGAGGACCTGCGGCGCCTGATCCAGAGCCCGGTCTTTTCCGCCGAGGAGCAGGTGCGTGCCATCTCCGCAGTCGCCGACAAGGCTGGCATCCGCGGCATGGTCGCCAACTTCCTGAAGGTCGTTGCGAGCAATCGTCGCCTTTTCGCCCTGCCGGGCATGATCCGGGGTTATCGCCAGATCGCAGCCGCCCATCGCGGCGAAGTTACGGCCGAAGTGACGTCCGCACACGCGTTGACGCCGGCCCAGGAACAAGAACTCAAGTCGGCGCTGAAGGGCGTCACTGGCAAGGACGTGGTCGTCGCCGTCAAGGTGGATGCCTCGCTTCTTGGTGGCCTGATCGTCAAGGTCGGGTCGCGACAGATCGACACCTCCCTTCGCACCAAACTTTCCACCCTTAAGCTTGCACTGAAAGAGGTTGGCTGA
- a CDS encoding primosomal protein N' produces the protein MSPDSSSLFGELLAQPSVQRVVPVLVPLPAPGPYSYAVPAGMHVEPGSVVQVPLGPRQVIGVVWEGGNDDRLDPKKLRPITLAFDCPALSPEMRRFIEWVASYTLSPPGLVARMAIRAPAALEPEPMVEGVRYVGGRPERMTPARSRVLALVGEDVPWTRAGLAHAAGVSTSVVDGLTQQGLFETVFLPPPPVVARPDPDYAPSRIEGPQKDAARDIVDLVRKGGFTASLIDGVTGSGKTEVYFEAIAETLRQGRQVLILLPEIALTSSFLERFEDRFGAKPGEWHSELSPRMREKVWRGIVTGEVQVVAGARSALFLPFENLGLIVVDEEHDPAYKQEDRVFYNARDMAVVRARIGDFPIVLVSATPSVESQVNAQAGRYHLVHLPTRYGEAALPDLHLIDMRKHPPERGGFLSPVLLRAVGKTIERGEQALLFLNRRGYAPLTLCRVCGHRFQCPQCSSWLVEHRFRNQIQCHQCGYSEPTPEACPDCGTLDHLVACGPGVERIAEEVERHFPDARTIVMSSDLLGGVKRLRLELEAITRGDADIVIGTQLVAKGHNFPLMTLVGIVDADLGLANGDPRAAERTFQLLSQVTGRAGRTGLKSHGLLQTYQPQHPVMQAIVSGDAGAFYEREIIERERAILPPFGRLASIIVSAESRADAEVHARGLRAAAPHVSGVAVLGPAEAPLALVRGRHRFRLLVHGRRNSDMQAFLKSMVAQGPKVRGSVHVQIDVDPQSFL, from the coding sequence ATGAGCCCAGATTCCTCCTCGCTCTTCGGTGAACTCCTGGCCCAGCCATCGGTCCAGCGCGTCGTTCCGGTGCTAGTGCCGCTTCCGGCGCCGGGTCCCTACAGCTATGCCGTACCAGCCGGCATGCATGTCGAGCCGGGCTCCGTCGTGCAGGTGCCGCTCGGCCCGCGCCAAGTGATCGGCGTCGTCTGGGAGGGCGGCAACGACGACAGGCTCGATCCGAAGAAGCTGCGGCCGATCACGCTGGCTTTCGACTGCCCTGCTCTCTCCCCCGAGATGCGGCGCTTCATCGAGTGGGTGGCGAGCTATACGTTGTCTCCGCCGGGCCTGGTGGCGCGCATGGCAATCCGTGCCCCCGCAGCACTGGAGCCCGAGCCCATGGTGGAGGGTGTACGCTATGTCGGCGGGCGTCCGGAGCGGATGACACCGGCGCGATCAAGGGTCCTCGCCCTGGTCGGCGAGGACGTGCCGTGGACGCGGGCCGGCCTCGCCCATGCCGCCGGCGTTTCCACGAGCGTCGTTGACGGGCTGACGCAGCAGGGGCTGTTCGAGACTGTCTTCCTGCCGCCGCCGCCGGTGGTCGCGAGGCCCGATCCGGACTATGCGCCGTCGCGGATCGAGGGGCCGCAGAAGGATGCTGCTCGCGACATCGTCGACCTCGTCAGGAAAGGCGGCTTTACCGCCTCGCTCATCGATGGGGTTACCGGTTCCGGGAAGACGGAGGTCTACTTCGAAGCGATCGCGGAAACATTGCGGCAGGGCCGGCAGGTGCTCATCCTCCTCCCTGAAATCGCCCTGACGTCGAGCTTCCTGGAGCGCTTTGAGGACCGCTTCGGGGCTAAGCCTGGCGAATGGCATTCCGAGCTTTCGCCGCGGATGCGCGAGAAGGTCTGGCGGGGCATCGTCACGGGGGAGGTGCAGGTGGTCGCTGGCGCCCGTTCGGCGCTCTTCCTTCCCTTCGAAAACCTCGGCCTGATCGTGGTCGACGAGGAACACGACCCCGCCTACAAACAGGAAGACCGGGTCTTCTACAATGCGCGCGACATGGCGGTCGTGCGGGCCCGGATCGGCGACTTCCCGATCGTCCTCGTCTCTGCGACGCCATCGGTGGAAAGCCAGGTAAACGCACAGGCCGGGCGTTACCACCTGGTGCACTTGCCGACACGATACGGCGAAGCGGCACTGCCGGACCTCCACCTGATCGACATGCGCAAGCATCCCCCCGAACGGGGTGGCTTCCTGTCTCCTGTGCTTCTGAGGGCCGTGGGCAAGACCATAGAGCGCGGCGAGCAGGCGCTTCTGTTCCTCAATCGGCGCGGTTATGCACCGCTCACCCTGTGCCGGGTCTGCGGACATCGCTTCCAGTGCCCGCAATGCTCGAGCTGGCTGGTCGAGCACCGGTTCCGCAACCAGATCCAGTGCCATCAGTGCGGCTATAGCGAGCCGACGCCGGAGGCGTGCCCCGACTGCGGCACGCTCGACCATCTCGTCGCATGCGGTCCGGGCGTGGAACGGATCGCGGAAGAAGTGGAAAGGCATTTTCCAGACGCCCGCACCATCGTCATGTCTTCCGACCTGCTCGGCGGCGTCAAGCGTCTCCGGCTGGAGCTGGAGGCGATCACCCGCGGCGATGCGGACATCGTCATCGGCACGCAACTGGTGGCGAAGGGACATAATTTTCCGCTGATGACCCTTGTCGGCATCGTCGACGCGGATCTGGGGCTGGCGAATGGCGATCCCCGTGCCGCTGAACGAACCTTCCAGTTGCTCAGCCAGGTGACGGGACGCGCAGGGCGGACAGGGCTCAAGAGCCACGGACTATTGCAGACCTACCAGCCGCAGCATCCGGTCATGCAGGCGATCGTTTCCGGTGATGCGGGGGCGTTCTATGAGCGGGAGATCATCGAGCGGGAACGCGCGATCCTGCCGCCCTTCGGCCGGCTGGCGTCGATCATCGTGTCCGCCGAGAGCCGTGCCGATGCGGAGGTGCATGCGCGCGGCCTGCGTGCCGCCGCTCCGCATGTCTCCGGAGTTGCCGTGCTCGGGCCGGCCGAGGCGCCGCTGGCGCTGGTCAGGGGCCGGCATCGCTTCCGACTCCTGGTCCATGGCAGGCGGAATTCCGACATGCAGGCCTTCCTGAAGAGCATGGTGGCGCAGGGGCCCAAGGTTCGCGGCTCGGTGCATGTGCAGATCGACGTCGATCCCCAGAGCTTCCTTTGA
- a CDS encoding GNAT family N-acetyltransferase, with protein MARRDSMSSLGHFAEALSLVSQGKPGHIVDTLIAERGQRIVKHPLWPVMRPFLYSLLRYDRAIEFANDIAAMPGFQSFEYLSDTLKLDVRVTNADRIPETGGFILVSNHPTGIADGVAVFDVLKPRRPDMMVFANRDAVRVNPRFAEMIIPVEWREEHKSKLKTRETLVLTNKTVEDGKVMVLFPSGRIAYWADGRLNERPWKTSAVGLAKKYNLPILPIHMKARNSGLFYWFAKWSTELRDMTVFYELLNKKGNRFDVTIGHLIQPEQLEGDPQDVTRAIEKHAVFELAQDHHSVFSLAQE; from the coding sequence ATGGCGCGCCGAGATTCAATGTCCTCCCTCGGGCATTTTGCCGAAGCACTTTCTCTGGTTTCCCAAGGTAAACCCGGTCACATCGTTGATACTCTCATTGCTGAGCGGGGACAGCGCATCGTCAAGCATCCGCTCTGGCCGGTGATGCGGCCATTTCTTTATTCCTTGCTGCGCTACGACCGTGCCATCGAGTTCGCGAATGACATCGCAGCGATGCCGGGCTTCCAGTCCTTCGAATATCTCAGCGACACGCTCAAGCTCGATGTCCGCGTGACCAATGCAGATCGCATTCCCGAAACCGGCGGCTTCATTCTCGTCAGCAATCACCCGACGGGCATTGCCGACGGCGTCGCAGTGTTCGACGTCCTCAAGCCGCGCCGACCCGACATGATGGTTTTCGCCAACCGTGATGCCGTCCGCGTCAATCCACGCTTCGCCGAAATGATCATACCCGTCGAATGGCGGGAGGAACACAAGAGCAAGCTCAAGACCCGCGAGACGCTTGTCCTGACCAACAAGACCGTCGAGGACGGCAAGGTGATGGTGCTTTTCCCGTCGGGGCGCATCGCCTACTGGGCGGACGGTCGGCTCAACGAGCGGCCCTGGAAGACGTCGGCTGTCGGACTTGCGAAGAAATACAACCTGCCGATCCTGCCGATCCACATGAAGGCGCGCAATTCGGGGCTCTTCTACTGGTTTGCCAAGTGGTCGACCGAGCTGCGCGACATGACGGTCTTCTACGAACTCCTCAACAAGAAGGGCAACCGTTTCGACGTGACGATCGGGCATCTGATCCAGCCGGAGCAGCTGGAAGGCGATCCGCAGGATGTTACGCGGGCGATCGAGAAGCACGCGGTCTTCGAACTGGCGCAAGACCATCATTCGGTATTCAGCCTGGCGCAGGAATAA
- a CDS encoding tyrosine recombinase XerC: MSDILTIAAPDLLQHRVEWLDNLARERRLSANTLEAYERDTRQFLSFLTGHLGGPPRVADIHTLRPADLRAFLAVRRRHGSGARSLGRHLAGLRSFLHYLERQGLINAAAAGAVRAPRQPKSLPKPLSDRQALAVVGQDAQLQEEPWIAARDAAVLTLLYGCGLRISEALALTLRDLEAGTSGLRVTGKGGKVRIVPLLPVVVEAVAAYRKLCPYAPPPDQPLFRGARGGPLQPAIIQRGMQKLRGALGLPDTATPHALRHSFATHLLAGGGDLRTIQELLGHASLSTTQVYTGVDTLRLLEVYDRAHPRA; encoded by the coding sequence TTGAGCGACATACTAACGATCGCAGCCCCAGACCTCCTCCAGCATCGCGTGGAATGGCTGGACAATCTGGCACGGGAGCGGCGTCTTTCCGCCAACACGCTTGAAGCCTACGAACGCGATACCCGCCAATTCCTGAGCTTCCTGACCGGTCATCTCGGTGGTCCGCCTCGGGTCGCCGACATCCACACGCTCCGCCCCGCCGACCTGCGTGCATTTCTGGCAGTCCGCCGGCGCCACGGCTCCGGCGCCCGCTCGCTTGGGCGGCACCTGGCAGGCTTGCGCTCGTTTCTTCATTACCTGGAGCGGCAGGGCCTGATCAACGCAGCGGCTGCCGGCGCTGTCCGTGCGCCTCGGCAGCCGAAATCACTCCCGAAGCCGCTCAGCGATCGACAGGCACTGGCGGTCGTCGGCCAGGACGCCCAACTGCAGGAGGAACCCTGGATCGCCGCGCGGGATGCTGCCGTGCTGACGCTGCTTTATGGCTGCGGACTACGAATATCGGAGGCCCTCGCACTGACGTTGCGGGATCTTGAGGCTGGTACCTCTGGCCTTCGCGTCACCGGCAAGGGCGGCAAGGTCCGGATCGTACCGCTGCTCCCCGTCGTGGTCGAGGCGGTGGCAGCCTACCGGAAGCTCTGTCCCTATGCTCCTCCGCCGGACCAGCCCTTGTTTCGCGGCGCCCGTGGGGGACCGCTGCAGCCCGCCATCATTCAACGCGGCATGCAGAAGCTGCGCGGCGCGCTCGGCCTGCCTGACACCGCCACGCCGCACGCGCTGCGCCACTCCTTCGCGACGCACCTCCTGGCAGGCGGCGGTGATCTGAGGACAATCCAGGAGCTTCTGGGACATGCAAGCCTCTCGACGACGCAGGTCTATACTGGCGTCGACACGCTACGCCTGCTGGAGGTCTACGATCGGGCGCATCCGCGGGCATAG